The Athalia rosae chromosome 7, iyAthRosa1.1, whole genome shotgun sequence genome window below encodes:
- the LOC105689621 gene encoding protein phosphatase 1 regulatory subunit 16A isoform X2 produces the protein MMKNRVHQGASCLTKLAGKSRGHKGKYSCKTYKQIVMEHSDLVAEMIHIERLTTQERLHLARHRRVQQLKQWRHREKEWLRHQHKHPSNKRHIFFSDSVMLLEAAARNDIDEVRRLLKKGVNPDSTNEDGLTALHQCCIDDNEEMMKILVEFGANVNAEDSEKWTPLHAAATCGHLHLVRYLIARGANLLAVNADGNMPYDICEDEKTLDCIEGEMARRGVTQELIDETRAGTEVQMLRDLQKIASQGGDLEYTDHQGATPLHIAAANGYLRVVEFLLDQHVSTDVIDNDKWQPVHAAACWGHLEVLELLVHNGADLNAKNKHEETPADICEDPELRERIMELKTEQESKRLQEAQKRRVRRSQSINTRTQSVRRTSIRDKVLTTKKDAQEEARLRLQAQQTYVGTPTQNVTPSENSTNMIDGTTEDTESSSLTPAVRRGPEGKDNDSFLHEDVDKDSVFVKSLSDLKKQRAQNRHTPANSLDANGNGVPTPISSISGSEVNTRDFQRFTGNTSDIVGDSQTEKGCCVMM, from the exons ATGATGAAGAATAGAGTTCATCAGGGAGCTTCTTGCTTGACTAAGCTCGCTGGTAAATCTCGTGGCCACAAAG GTAAATACAGCTGCAAAACTTACAAACAGATAGTCATGGAACACTCCGATTTAGTGGCCGAAATGATACACATCGAGAGGCTCACTACTCAGGAGAGGCTGCACTTGGCCAGACATCGGAGGGTTCAGCAGCTTAAGCAATGGCGCCATAGAGAAAAGGAGTGGCTGCGACACCAGCATAAGCACCCAAGCAACAAACGTCACATATTCTTCAGCGATAGCGTAATGCTCTTGGAAGCTGCAGCGAGAAACGACATAGACGAAG TGAGGAGGCTTTTAAAAAAGGGTGTGAATCCTGATTCTACAAATGAAGATGGACTAACTGCCCTGCACCAATGTTGTATCGATGATAATGAAGAGATGATGAAAATACTTGTCGAGTTTGGAGCAAACGTGAATGCAGAAGACAGTGAGAAGTGGACACCACTCCACGCAGCAGCTACTTGTGGCCACCTGCATTTGGTGCGGTACCTCATTGCAAGGGGTGCAAATTTGCTGGCTGTCAACGCCGATGGAAATATGCCTTATGATATATGTGAAGATGAGAAAACACTAGACTGTATAGAAG GTGAAATGGCGCGACGGGGCGTTACACAAGAGCTGATAGATGAGACTAGGGCCGGAACGGAAGTACAGATGCTACGAGATCTTCAAAAAATAGCTTCGCAAGGTGGCGACCTCGAATACACCGATCATCAAGGTGCAACACCT CTTCATATAGCAGCAGCAAATGGCTACCTTAGAGTAGTTGAATTCCTCCTTGATCAACATGTATCAACAGATGTCATAGACAATGACAAGTGGCAACCAGTTCATGCGGCTGCTTGCTGGGGACAT CTGGAGGTGCTTGAATTATTGGTGCACAACGGAGCGGACTTGAACGCTAAAAACAAACATGAGGAAACTCCTGCAG ACATCTGTGAAGATCCTGAGCTGAGAGAGCGAATAATGGAGCTTAAAACGGAGCAGGAAAGTAAGAGACTTCAAGAAGCGCAGAAGAGAAGAGTACGCAGATCTCAAAGCATAAATACACGCACGCAAAGTGTTCGTAGAACATCCATCAGGGACAAAGTCCTTACTACGAAAAAAGATGCGCAGGAGGAAGCTCGACTCAGGCTACAGGCTCAGCAg ACATACGTTGGAACGCCCACACAGAATGTGACACCTTCGGAGAATAGTACAAATATGATTGACGGCACGACCGAAGATACAGAGTCTTCGAGTCTAACTCCCGCTGTTCGGAGAGGTCCTGAAGGGAAAGACAATGATTCTTTTCTACACGAAGACGTGGACAAGGACTCAG TGTTCGTCAAATCTCTGTCGGACCTGAAGAAGCAGAGGGCCCAGAATCGTCACACCCCCGCAAACTCTCTCGATGCCAATGGGAACGGGGTACCGACGCCCATCTCCTCCATATCTGGTTCAGAAGTCAATACCAGAGATTTCCAGAGGTTCACCGGAAACACCAGTGACATCGTTGGCGATAGTCAAACAGAAAAAGGCTGCTGCGTCATGATGTGA
- the LOC105689614 gene encoding transmembrane protein 42, which yields MAEKAGKIHLSVVAGLCATLGSLFGKLSGGIEMTSTIFILIKLSLLVLMITANTAGCTFFVKSLQGCGSSLPATVASAATNYFCSALMGFLIFGESTSLMWWTGTTLVLCGLLLICYAPTVAKVTKSEKLKE from the exons ATGGCggaaaaagctggaaaaattcatttgtccGTCGTTGCTGGATTATGTGCGACGCTTGGTAGtttgttcggaaaattatcCGGTGGCATTGAAATGACGTCTACA ATTTTCATATTGATTAAATTGAGTCTTCTCGTGCTAATGATCACCGCCAATACAGCCGGCTGcacattttttgtcaaatcttTACAAGGTTGCGGTTCTTCGCTTCCTGCTACCGTGGCGAGTGCGGCAACGAATTACTTCTGTTCG GCTCTCATGGGTTTTCTAATATTCGGTGAATCGACGTCTCTGATGTGGTGGACTGGAACTACTTTGGTACTCTGCGGATTATTGCTGATTTGCTATGCGCCAACCGTTGCCAAAGTGACCAAGAGCGAAAAACttaaagaataa
- the LOC105689621 gene encoding protein phosphatase 1 regulatory subunit 16A isoform X5, with the protein MMKNRVHQGASCLTKLAGKSRGHKGKYSCKTYKQIVMEHSDLVAEMIHIERLTTQERLHLARHRRVQQLKQWRHREKEWLRHQHKHPSNKRHIFFSDSVMLLEAAARNDIDEVRRLLKKGVNPDSTNEDGLTALHQCCIDDNEEMMKILVEFGANVNAEDSEKWTPLHAAATCGHLHLVRYLIARGANLLAVNADGNMPYDICEDEKTLDCIEGEMARRGVTQELIDETRAGTEVQMLRDLQKIASQGGDLEYTDHQGATPLHIAAANGYLRVVEFLLDQHVSTDVIDNDKWQPVHAAACWGHLEVLELLVHNGADLNAKNKHEETPADICEDPELRERIMELKTEQESKRLQEAQKRRVRRSQSINTRTQSVRRTSIRDKVLTTKKDAQEEARLRLQAQQTYVGTPTQNVTPSENSTNMIDGTTEDTESSSLTPAVRRGPEGKDNDSFLHEDVDKDSVFYLTFLFL; encoded by the exons ATGATGAAGAATAGAGTTCATCAGGGAGCTTCTTGCTTGACTAAGCTCGCTGGTAAATCTCGTGGCCACAAAG GTAAATACAGCTGCAAAACTTACAAACAGATAGTCATGGAACACTCCGATTTAGTGGCCGAAATGATACACATCGAGAGGCTCACTACTCAGGAGAGGCTGCACTTGGCCAGACATCGGAGGGTTCAGCAGCTTAAGCAATGGCGCCATAGAGAAAAGGAGTGGCTGCGACACCAGCATAAGCACCCAAGCAACAAACGTCACATATTCTTCAGCGATAGCGTAATGCTCTTGGAAGCTGCAGCGAGAAACGACATAGACGAAG TGAGGAGGCTTTTAAAAAAGGGTGTGAATCCTGATTCTACAAATGAAGATGGACTAACTGCCCTGCACCAATGTTGTATCGATGATAATGAAGAGATGATGAAAATACTTGTCGAGTTTGGAGCAAACGTGAATGCAGAAGACAGTGAGAAGTGGACACCACTCCACGCAGCAGCTACTTGTGGCCACCTGCATTTGGTGCGGTACCTCATTGCAAGGGGTGCAAATTTGCTGGCTGTCAACGCCGATGGAAATATGCCTTATGATATATGTGAAGATGAGAAAACACTAGACTGTATAGAAG GTGAAATGGCGCGACGGGGCGTTACACAAGAGCTGATAGATGAGACTAGGGCCGGAACGGAAGTACAGATGCTACGAGATCTTCAAAAAATAGCTTCGCAAGGTGGCGACCTCGAATACACCGATCATCAAGGTGCAACACCT CTTCATATAGCAGCAGCAAATGGCTACCTTAGAGTAGTTGAATTCCTCCTTGATCAACATGTATCAACAGATGTCATAGACAATGACAAGTGGCAACCAGTTCATGCGGCTGCTTGCTGGGGACAT CTGGAGGTGCTTGAATTATTGGTGCACAACGGAGCGGACTTGAACGCTAAAAACAAACATGAGGAAACTCCTGCAG ACATCTGTGAAGATCCTGAGCTGAGAGAGCGAATAATGGAGCTTAAAACGGAGCAGGAAAGTAAGAGACTTCAAGAAGCGCAGAAGAGAAGAGTACGCAGATCTCAAAGCATAAATACACGCACGCAAAGTGTTCGTAGAACATCCATCAGGGACAAAGTCCTTACTACGAAAAAAGATGCGCAGGAGGAAGCTCGACTCAGGCTACAGGCTCAGCAg ACATACGTTGGAACGCCCACACAGAATGTGACACCTTCGGAGAATAGTACAAATATGATTGACGGCACGACCGAAGATACAGAGTCTTCGAGTCTAACTCCCGCTGTTCGGAGAGGTCCTGAAGGGAAAGACAATGATTCTTTTCTACACGAAGACGTGGACAAGGACTCAG TTTTCTATCTCACATTCTTATTCCTTTAA
- the LOC105689621 gene encoding protein phosphatase 1 regulatory subunit 16A isoform X4, with protein sequence MEHSDLVAEMIHIERLTTQERLHLARHRRVQQLKQWRHREKEWLRHQHKHPSNKRHIFFSDSVMLLEAAARNDIDEVRRLLKKGVNPDSTNEDGLTALHQCCIDDNEEMMKILVEFGANVNAEDSEKWTPLHAAATCGHLHLVRYLIARGANLLAVNADGNMPYDICEDEKTLDCIEGEMARRGVTQELIDETRAGTEVQMLRDLQKIASQGGDLEYTDHQGATPLHIAAANGYLRVVEFLLDQHVSTDVIDNDKWQPVHAAACWGHLEVLELLVHNGADLNAKNKHEETPADICEDPELRERIMELKTEQESKRLQEAQKRRVRRSQSINTRTQSVRRTSIRDKVLTTKKDAQEEARLRLQAQQTYVGTPTQNVTPSENSTNMIDGTTEDTESSSLTPAVRRGPEGKDNDSFLHEDVDKDSVAGPDPPVGNQQSIYTADTDANGKINIHVSVVFVKSLSDLKKQRAQNRHTPANSLDANGNGVPTPISSISGSEVNTRDFQRFTGNTSDIVGDSQTEKGCCVMM encoded by the exons ATGGAACACTCCGATTTAGTGGCCGAAATGATACACATCGAGAGGCTCACTACTCAGGAGAGGCTGCACTTGGCCAGACATCGGAGGGTTCAGCAGCTTAAGCAATGGCGCCATAGAGAAAAGGAGTGGCTGCGACACCAGCATAAGCACCCAAGCAACAAACGTCACATATTCTTCAGCGATAGCGTAATGCTCTTGGAAGCTGCAGCGAGAAACGACATAGACGAAG TGAGGAGGCTTTTAAAAAAGGGTGTGAATCCTGATTCTACAAATGAAGATGGACTAACTGCCCTGCACCAATGTTGTATCGATGATAATGAAGAGATGATGAAAATACTTGTCGAGTTTGGAGCAAACGTGAATGCAGAAGACAGTGAGAAGTGGACACCACTCCACGCAGCAGCTACTTGTGGCCACCTGCATTTGGTGCGGTACCTCATTGCAAGGGGTGCAAATTTGCTGGCTGTCAACGCCGATGGAAATATGCCTTATGATATATGTGAAGATGAGAAAACACTAGACTGTATAGAAG GTGAAATGGCGCGACGGGGCGTTACACAAGAGCTGATAGATGAGACTAGGGCCGGAACGGAAGTACAGATGCTACGAGATCTTCAAAAAATAGCTTCGCAAGGTGGCGACCTCGAATACACCGATCATCAAGGTGCAACACCT CTTCATATAGCAGCAGCAAATGGCTACCTTAGAGTAGTTGAATTCCTCCTTGATCAACATGTATCAACAGATGTCATAGACAATGACAAGTGGCAACCAGTTCATGCGGCTGCTTGCTGGGGACAT CTGGAGGTGCTTGAATTATTGGTGCACAACGGAGCGGACTTGAACGCTAAAAACAAACATGAGGAAACTCCTGCAG ACATCTGTGAAGATCCTGAGCTGAGAGAGCGAATAATGGAGCTTAAAACGGAGCAGGAAAGTAAGAGACTTCAAGAAGCGCAGAAGAGAAGAGTACGCAGATCTCAAAGCATAAATACACGCACGCAAAGTGTTCGTAGAACATCCATCAGGGACAAAGTCCTTACTACGAAAAAAGATGCGCAGGAGGAAGCTCGACTCAGGCTACAGGCTCAGCAg ACATACGTTGGAACGCCCACACAGAATGTGACACCTTCGGAGAATAGTACAAATATGATTGACGGCACGACCGAAGATACAGAGTCTTCGAGTCTAACTCCCGCTGTTCGGAGAGGTCCTGAAGGGAAAGACAATGATTCTTTTCTACACGAAGACGTGGACAAGGACTCAG TCGCAGGGCCTGACCCGCCTGTCGGCAACCAGCAGTCCATTTACACAGCCGACACCGATGCTAATGGCAAGATCAACATACACGTGTCTGTAGTGTTCGTCAAATCTCTGTCGGACCTGAAGAAGCAGAGGGCCCAGAATCGTCACACCCCCGCAAACTCTCTCGATGCCAATGGGAACGGGGTACCGACGCCCATCTCCTCCATATCTGGTTCAGAAGTCAATACCAGAGATTTCCAGAGGTTCACCGGAAACACCAGTGACATCGTTGGCGATAGTCAAACAGAAAAAGGCTGCTGCGTCATGATGTGA
- the LOC105689621 gene encoding protein phosphatase 1 regulatory subunit 16A isoform X3, whose protein sequence is MWLTYLSHPVAEMIHIERLTTQERLHLARHRRVQQLKQWRHREKEWLRHQHKHPSNKRHIFFSDSVMLLEAAARNDIDEVRRLLKKGVNPDSTNEDGLTALHQCCIDDNEEMMKILVEFGANVNAEDSEKWTPLHAAATCGHLHLVRYLIARGANLLAVNADGNMPYDICEDEKTLDCIEGEMARRGVTQELIDETRAGTEVQMLRDLQKIASQGGDLEYTDHQGATPLHIAAANGYLRVVEFLLDQHVSTDVIDNDKWQPVHAAACWGHLEVLELLVHNGADLNAKNKHEETPADICEDPELRERIMELKTEQESKRLQEAQKRRVRRSQSINTRTQSVRRTSIRDKVLTTKKDAQEEARLRLQAQQTYVGTPTQNVTPSENSTNMIDGTTEDTESSSLTPAVRRGPEGKDNDSFLHEDVDKDSVAGPDPPVGNQQSIYTADTDANGKINIHVSVVFVKSLSDLKKQRAQNRHTPANSLDANGNGVPTPISSISGSEVNTRDFQRFTGNTSDIVGDSQTEKGCCVMM, encoded by the exons ATGTGGTTGACATATCTTTCTCATCCAG TGGCCGAAATGATACACATCGAGAGGCTCACTACTCAGGAGAGGCTGCACTTGGCCAGACATCGGAGGGTTCAGCAGCTTAAGCAATGGCGCCATAGAGAAAAGGAGTGGCTGCGACACCAGCATAAGCACCCAAGCAACAAACGTCACATATTCTTCAGCGATAGCGTAATGCTCTTGGAAGCTGCAGCGAGAAACGACATAGACGAAG TGAGGAGGCTTTTAAAAAAGGGTGTGAATCCTGATTCTACAAATGAAGATGGACTAACTGCCCTGCACCAATGTTGTATCGATGATAATGAAGAGATGATGAAAATACTTGTCGAGTTTGGAGCAAACGTGAATGCAGAAGACAGTGAGAAGTGGACACCACTCCACGCAGCAGCTACTTGTGGCCACCTGCATTTGGTGCGGTACCTCATTGCAAGGGGTGCAAATTTGCTGGCTGTCAACGCCGATGGAAATATGCCTTATGATATATGTGAAGATGAGAAAACACTAGACTGTATAGAAG GTGAAATGGCGCGACGGGGCGTTACACAAGAGCTGATAGATGAGACTAGGGCCGGAACGGAAGTACAGATGCTACGAGATCTTCAAAAAATAGCTTCGCAAGGTGGCGACCTCGAATACACCGATCATCAAGGTGCAACACCT CTTCATATAGCAGCAGCAAATGGCTACCTTAGAGTAGTTGAATTCCTCCTTGATCAACATGTATCAACAGATGTCATAGACAATGACAAGTGGCAACCAGTTCATGCGGCTGCTTGCTGGGGACAT CTGGAGGTGCTTGAATTATTGGTGCACAACGGAGCGGACTTGAACGCTAAAAACAAACATGAGGAAACTCCTGCAG ACATCTGTGAAGATCCTGAGCTGAGAGAGCGAATAATGGAGCTTAAAACGGAGCAGGAAAGTAAGAGACTTCAAGAAGCGCAGAAGAGAAGAGTACGCAGATCTCAAAGCATAAATACACGCACGCAAAGTGTTCGTAGAACATCCATCAGGGACAAAGTCCTTACTACGAAAAAAGATGCGCAGGAGGAAGCTCGACTCAGGCTACAGGCTCAGCAg ACATACGTTGGAACGCCCACACAGAATGTGACACCTTCGGAGAATAGTACAAATATGATTGACGGCACGACCGAAGATACAGAGTCTTCGAGTCTAACTCCCGCTGTTCGGAGAGGTCCTGAAGGGAAAGACAATGATTCTTTTCTACACGAAGACGTGGACAAGGACTCAG TCGCAGGGCCTGACCCGCCTGTCGGCAACCAGCAGTCCATTTACACAGCCGACACCGATGCTAATGGCAAGATCAACATACACGTGTCTGTAGTGTTCGTCAAATCTCTGTCGGACCTGAAGAAGCAGAGGGCCCAGAATCGTCACACCCCCGCAAACTCTCTCGATGCCAATGGGAACGGGGTACCGACGCCCATCTCCTCCATATCTGGTTCAGAAGTCAATACCAGAGATTTCCAGAGGTTCACCGGAAACACCAGTGACATCGTTGGCGATAGTCAAACAGAAAAAGGCTGCTGCGTCATGATGTGA
- the LOC105689621 gene encoding protein phosphatase 1 regulatory subunit 16A isoform X1 yields MMKNRVHQGASCLTKLAGKSRGHKGKYSCKTYKQIVMEHSDLVAEMIHIERLTTQERLHLARHRRVQQLKQWRHREKEWLRHQHKHPSNKRHIFFSDSVMLLEAAARNDIDEVRRLLKKGVNPDSTNEDGLTALHQCCIDDNEEMMKILVEFGANVNAEDSEKWTPLHAAATCGHLHLVRYLIARGANLLAVNADGNMPYDICEDEKTLDCIEGEMARRGVTQELIDETRAGTEVQMLRDLQKIASQGGDLEYTDHQGATPLHIAAANGYLRVVEFLLDQHVSTDVIDNDKWQPVHAAACWGHLEVLELLVHNGADLNAKNKHEETPADICEDPELRERIMELKTEQESKRLQEAQKRRVRRSQSINTRTQSVRRTSIRDKVLTTKKDAQEEARLRLQAQQTYVGTPTQNVTPSENSTNMIDGTTEDTESSSLTPAVRRGPEGKDNDSFLHEDVDKDSVAGPDPPVGNQQSIYTADTDANGKINIHVSVVFVKSLSDLKKQRAQNRHTPANSLDANGNGVPTPISSISGSEVNTRDFQRFTGNTSDIVGDSQTEKGCCVMM; encoded by the exons ATGATGAAGAATAGAGTTCATCAGGGAGCTTCTTGCTTGACTAAGCTCGCTGGTAAATCTCGTGGCCACAAAG GTAAATACAGCTGCAAAACTTACAAACAGATAGTCATGGAACACTCCGATTTAGTGGCCGAAATGATACACATCGAGAGGCTCACTACTCAGGAGAGGCTGCACTTGGCCAGACATCGGAGGGTTCAGCAGCTTAAGCAATGGCGCCATAGAGAAAAGGAGTGGCTGCGACACCAGCATAAGCACCCAAGCAACAAACGTCACATATTCTTCAGCGATAGCGTAATGCTCTTGGAAGCTGCAGCGAGAAACGACATAGACGAAG TGAGGAGGCTTTTAAAAAAGGGTGTGAATCCTGATTCTACAAATGAAGATGGACTAACTGCCCTGCACCAATGTTGTATCGATGATAATGAAGAGATGATGAAAATACTTGTCGAGTTTGGAGCAAACGTGAATGCAGAAGACAGTGAGAAGTGGACACCACTCCACGCAGCAGCTACTTGTGGCCACCTGCATTTGGTGCGGTACCTCATTGCAAGGGGTGCAAATTTGCTGGCTGTCAACGCCGATGGAAATATGCCTTATGATATATGTGAAGATGAGAAAACACTAGACTGTATAGAAG GTGAAATGGCGCGACGGGGCGTTACACAAGAGCTGATAGATGAGACTAGGGCCGGAACGGAAGTACAGATGCTACGAGATCTTCAAAAAATAGCTTCGCAAGGTGGCGACCTCGAATACACCGATCATCAAGGTGCAACACCT CTTCATATAGCAGCAGCAAATGGCTACCTTAGAGTAGTTGAATTCCTCCTTGATCAACATGTATCAACAGATGTCATAGACAATGACAAGTGGCAACCAGTTCATGCGGCTGCTTGCTGGGGACAT CTGGAGGTGCTTGAATTATTGGTGCACAACGGAGCGGACTTGAACGCTAAAAACAAACATGAGGAAACTCCTGCAG ACATCTGTGAAGATCCTGAGCTGAGAGAGCGAATAATGGAGCTTAAAACGGAGCAGGAAAGTAAGAGACTTCAAGAAGCGCAGAAGAGAAGAGTACGCAGATCTCAAAGCATAAATACACGCACGCAAAGTGTTCGTAGAACATCCATCAGGGACAAAGTCCTTACTACGAAAAAAGATGCGCAGGAGGAAGCTCGACTCAGGCTACAGGCTCAGCAg ACATACGTTGGAACGCCCACACAGAATGTGACACCTTCGGAGAATAGTACAAATATGATTGACGGCACGACCGAAGATACAGAGTCTTCGAGTCTAACTCCCGCTGTTCGGAGAGGTCCTGAAGGGAAAGACAATGATTCTTTTCTACACGAAGACGTGGACAAGGACTCAG TCGCAGGGCCTGACCCGCCTGTCGGCAACCAGCAGTCCATTTACACAGCCGACACCGATGCTAATGGCAAGATCAACATACACGTGTCTGTAGTGTTCGTCAAATCTCTGTCGGACCTGAAGAAGCAGAGGGCCCAGAATCGTCACACCCCCGCAAACTCTCTCGATGCCAATGGGAACGGGGTACCGACGCCCATCTCCTCCATATCTGGTTCAGAAGTCAATACCAGAGATTTCCAGAGGTTCACCGGAAACACCAGTGACATCGTTGGCGATAGTCAAACAGAAAAAGGCTGCTGCGTCATGATGTGA